The following coding sequences are from one Paenibacillus sp. JDR-2 window:
- a CDS encoding NADH-quinone oxidoreductase subunit N, whose amino-acid sequence MTEFVPLTWHDTLYLAPELILAAMFLILIVTDLILPGRTNRAIIGWLSLAGLLLSLAAVIWRMIDMNPSGVSAAEAAEAGKAISLLGASYRVDDYGNLLKIIFLIGTSLVVLLGLGSTQKDDAVTDKAEFYYLLLPAAAGAMIMASSGNLVTLYIGLELLSITTYVLVGLRKRSSLSAEAAFKYVVTGGIASAFVLFGMSYLYGVTGSVSLADFPTALPQAFTDYKALVYVGFFFLIAGFGIKIAAAPFHIWAADVYQGAPTPVSAFLAVIAKGAALAAVFRFLYSSAFFLTGGPGKQAGDDVFFALLVIAAAAMIAGTVSALRQKQVKRLLALSGVANAGYLLVPIAISVTIIHSNNFSEFVFYLVAYLLMNVGAFAVVTVIARAAGHEELKGFSGLYYRAPWTAAAMLIFILSFSGLPVTAGFFGKLFILLGAASVKAYWLVAIMVVSTVISYYFYFGIIRQMFMRSNGEEEDRIHVPAVTGTVIWICAAATVALGVLPGPLMKWIDAVFTIQADLFVR is encoded by the coding sequence ATGACCGAATTTGTACCGCTGACATGGCATGATACGCTTTATCTCGCCCCGGAGCTTATCCTTGCCGCCATGTTCCTGATCCTTATCGTAACGGACTTGATTCTTCCAGGGCGGACGAACCGCGCGATTATCGGCTGGTTGTCTTTAGCGGGTTTGCTGCTGTCGCTTGCAGCCGTCATCTGGCGGATGATTGATATGAATCCGTCCGGCGTATCGGCGGCGGAGGCGGCGGAAGCCGGTAAGGCTATCTCGCTCCTTGGCGCCAGCTATCGGGTGGATGATTACGGTAATTTGTTGAAAATAATATTTTTGATCGGTACGTCATTGGTCGTATTGCTGGGACTTGGCTCCACGCAAAAGGATGACGCGGTAACGGACAAAGCCGAATTCTATTATTTGCTGCTTCCGGCAGCGGCTGGAGCTATGATTATGGCCTCCTCCGGCAACCTCGTGACCTTGTATATCGGACTTGAGCTGCTCAGTATTACGACTTATGTGCTGGTCGGCTTACGGAAGCGCTCGTCACTATCGGCCGAGGCGGCCTTCAAATACGTGGTTACGGGCGGAATCGCATCAGCGTTTGTCCTGTTCGGGATGTCTTATCTGTACGGCGTGACCGGATCGGTAAGCCTGGCGGATTTCCCGACAGCGCTGCCGCAGGCGTTCACGGATTATAAGGCTTTGGTTTATGTAGGGTTCTTCTTCCTGATCGCGGGCTTCGGAATCAAAATCGCAGCTGCGCCGTTCCATATCTGGGCAGCGGATGTTTATCAAGGAGCGCCAACGCCCGTTTCCGCTTTCCTTGCGGTTATTGCGAAGGGAGCAGCACTGGCCGCGGTATTCCGCTTCTTGTACAGCAGCGCGTTTTTCCTCACCGGCGGTCCGGGGAAGCAAGCGGGTGATGATGTCTTCTTCGCCCTGTTGGTCATTGCCGCTGCCGCGATGATAGCCGGTACGGTCTCGGCTCTGCGGCAAAAGCAGGTGAAACGGCTGCTTGCCTTATCCGGCGTAGCGAATGCCGGGTATCTGCTCGTTCCGATTGCGATCTCGGTGACGATCATCCATAGCAACAATTTCTCGGAATTTGTATTCTATCTGGTTGCTTACCTGCTCATGAACGTAGGGGCATTTGCCGTTGTAACGGTCATTGCGAGGGCCGCGGGACATGAAGAGCTGAAGGGCTTCTCCGGTCTCTATTACCGGGCGCCGTGGACAGCGGCAGCTATGCTGATCTTTATATTATCGTTCTCGGGATTGCCGGTTACGGCCGGATTTTTCGGCAAGCTGTTTATCCTGCTCGGAGCGGCAAGCGTAAAAGCTTACTGGCTGGTGGCCATTATGGTAGTCAGCACCGTTATTTCCTACTACTTCTACTTCGGTATTATCCGGCAGATGTTTATGCGGTCGAATGGCGAGGAAGAGGATCGCATTCATGTGCCGGCTGTAACGGGGACTGTCATCTGGATCTGCGCGGCCGCAACGGTTGCCCTTGGCGTATTGCCGGGTCCGCTTATGAAATGGATTGACGCGGTGTTTACGATTCAGGCGGATTTGTTCGTGAGGTAG
- a CDS encoding complex I subunit 4 family protein: MTDLTDLPILSIILVTPLIGLLVVLLLPKHRNRWLQVAAIVATLIPLLLSLWLYADYDKHQGGNTFEETATWVEVPLNKETQASNGVTNYTLSFQYDVGIDGLSLPLVILTTLITAMAAFASVHVKKRWKAFYAWFLLLETGVLGVFMARDLFLFFIFFEITLIAMYFLIGIWGYFNRERAANQFVIYNGLGSAIMLIAFILLVNTAGFHIDQDTSSFIYSGSYADILRNLSDPSAWVNLAPDQTGGLNPFHMSETMHTVIFLLLVVAFGIKLPILPFHTWMLKVHNEAHPAIVMIHSGVLLKMGAYGLIRFGIVLFPEQAKDWAVVLASLGLANLLYGALIAFRQTDLKLVLAYSSISHMGIVLLGLAAFNGIGLQGAVFQLVSHGLISALLFLIVGSLYERTKTTTLSELGGLARSMPFISGILLAAGLASLGLPGLSGFVGEFLSLLGLFDSQPWIAGFSVIGVILTAVYILRAVLKTTFGPIEERYLGVKDARLVEALPMIVLLAFILLLGCYPSVLTDTFQYSVEGLFKPLFSLRMGG; encoded by the coding sequence ATGACGGACCTGACCGATCTTCCGATTCTATCGATTATTCTCGTAACCCCGCTTATCGGGCTTCTGGTTGTTCTTCTGCTGCCGAAGCATCGTAACAGGTGGCTGCAGGTGGCAGCTATCGTTGCCACGCTGATTCCGCTTCTCTTGTCCCTATGGCTGTATGCCGATTACGACAAGCATCAGGGCGGCAACACCTTTGAGGAAACGGCTACCTGGGTAGAGGTCCCTTTAAACAAAGAGACGCAAGCCTCGAATGGGGTAACGAACTATACGCTGTCGTTCCAGTATGATGTTGGTATCGACGGTTTGTCCTTGCCTCTTGTTATTCTTACGACGCTGATTACGGCGATGGCGGCTTTTGCTTCCGTTCATGTGAAAAAGCGATGGAAGGCGTTCTACGCCTGGTTTCTGCTCCTGGAGACAGGCGTGCTTGGGGTATTTATGGCGCGGGATTTATTCCTGTTCTTTATTTTCTTCGAAATAACGCTTATCGCGATGTACTTCCTGATCGGGATCTGGGGTTACTTCAACCGGGAGCGGGCCGCTAATCAGTTCGTTATCTATAACGGCCTTGGATCGGCTATCATGCTTATTGCTTTTATTCTTCTCGTTAATACAGCCGGCTTCCATATCGATCAGGATACGTCATCCTTTATTTACAGCGGCAGCTATGCGGATATCCTCCGCAATCTATCCGATCCCTCCGCATGGGTGAACCTTGCTCCGGATCAGACGGGCGGGCTGAACCCGTTTCATATGTCGGAAACGATGCACACGGTTATTTTCCTCCTGCTGGTGGTGGCGTTTGGGATCAAGCTTCCGATTCTGCCGTTCCACACCTGGATGCTGAAGGTCCACAATGAGGCGCATCCGGCAATCGTCATGATTCACTCCGGCGTACTGCTCAAGATGGGCGCATACGGTCTAATCCGGTTCGGTATCGTATTATTCCCCGAGCAGGCGAAGGATTGGGCGGTTGTATTGGCATCACTTGGTCTGGCCAATCTCTTGTACGGGGCGCTTATTGCTTTCCGGCAGACGGATCTCAAGCTGGTGCTCGCTTATTCCTCGATCAGCCATATGGGGATTGTTCTGCTGGGGCTTGCGGCTTTTAACGGGATTGGCTTGCAGGGGGCTGTATTCCAGCTTGTCTCGCATGGTCTGATCTCGGCGCTCCTCTTCCTGATTGTCGGGAGCTTATATGAGAGGACGAAGACCACAACCTTATCCGAGCTTGGCGGGCTGGCGCGATCGATGCCGTTTATCTCGGGTATTCTGCTAGCCGCAGGTCTTGCATCCTTAGGTCTGCCGGGTCTATCGGGCTTTGTAGGCGAGTTCCTGTCGCTGCTTGGTTTGTTCGACAGCCAGCCATGGATTGCCGGCTTCTCGGTTATCGGCGTTATTCTGACCGCCGTATATATCCTGAGGGCTGTACTCAAAACAACTTTTGGCCCTATTGAAGAACGGTATCTCGGAGTTAAGGACGCCAGGCTGGTTGAAGCCCTGCCGATGATTGTGCTGCTGGCGTTTATCCTGCTGCTGGGCTGTTACCCGTCCGTGCTGACGGATACGTTCCAGTACAGCGTTGAAGGCCTGTTCAAGCCGTTATTTTCGTTAAGGATGGGGGGATAA
- the nuoL gene encoding NADH-quinone oxidoreductase subunit L — MDQLTKAAWLIPLFPFASFLLLTALGRSYRLAGVLIGSIGSLASLVMSLLVFIERLGPNAVDYSGDSYKWIGLGEYTLKIGFEITNLNALMLVIVTVVSFLVNVYSAGYMKKDERITVFYGYVALFTFAMLGLVLSDNMLVFYMFWELVGVCSFLLVGFWYAKPAARAAAKKAFIVTRIGDAGLLLGIIVLFWYMPGHALDFSSIHNVFTEGQSGTITMTITTSIALLLFMGVIGKSGQFPLHVWLPDAMEGPTPISALIHAATMVAAGVFLLARTFDIFEASASAMHTVAYFGGFTAIFAATVALAQNDIKRILAYSTISQLGYMVMAMGLGSMTGGVFHLFTHAFFKALLFLAAGSVIHAVHTQNIHEMGGLGSKMRITAWTFAIGALSLSGIPPFSGFWSKDAILASALDENPFLFAVGLAAAFCTALYMSRLFFIVFMGKSRLQQPAEVKESSKVMTIPLLVLAVISVGAGFIETPWNGWLGSWLTDGAEEVHASGAAIVASIAVGVLGIYVGWLMYGKGSIERGAAAAKMPWLVNLLERQYYVNEFYNAVIVNSVRALGKGLNAFDEYVIGGAVRLVGFTAGAGGRVLTRLNNGQTQTYGLTAIIGLIVIIAAIVGRRFW, encoded by the coding sequence GTGGATCAATTAACGAAAGCAGCGTGGCTCATTCCGCTCTTCCCGTTTGCTTCCTTTCTGCTGCTGACGGCCCTGGGCAGGAGCTACCGGCTGGCTGGCGTGCTGATCGGTTCGATTGGCTCGCTTGCGTCGCTGGTCATGTCCCTGCTTGTTTTTATCGAGAGACTAGGGCCGAATGCAGTAGATTACAGCGGCGACAGCTACAAATGGATTGGTCTTGGCGAATATACGCTTAAGATCGGTTTTGAAATCACGAATCTGAATGCCCTTATGCTTGTAATCGTGACGGTGGTCAGCTTTCTCGTGAACGTGTATTCGGCCGGCTATATGAAAAAGGATGAGCGGATCACCGTCTTTTACGGCTATGTCGCGCTCTTTACCTTTGCGATGCTGGGGCTGGTGCTGTCGGACAATATGCTGGTCTTCTATATGTTCTGGGAGCTGGTTGGCGTCTGCTCTTTCTTGCTTGTTGGCTTCTGGTATGCAAAACCGGCGGCCCGCGCAGCGGCGAAAAAGGCGTTTATCGTGACCAGAATCGGCGATGCGGGGCTGCTGCTTGGCATTATCGTGCTGTTCTGGTATATGCCCGGCCATGCGCTTGATTTCAGCAGTATACATAATGTATTTACCGAAGGGCAGTCCGGTACGATAACGATGACCATCACAACCTCGATTGCCCTGCTTCTGTTCATGGGAGTCATCGGCAAGTCCGGTCAATTCCCGCTGCACGTGTGGCTTCCGGATGCGATGGAGGGGCCAACGCCGATCAGTGCCTTGATCCATGCGGCGACGATGGTAGCGGCCGGCGTATTCCTCCTCGCGAGAACGTTTGACATCTTCGAGGCCTCCGCGTCTGCGATGCATACGGTTGCCTACTTCGGCGGGTTTACGGCGATATTCGCCGCAACCGTAGCGCTCGCGCAAAACGATATTAAACGGATTCTTGCCTACTCAACCATCAGCCAGCTTGGCTACATGGTTATGGCGATGGGGCTTGGCTCAATGACCGGCGGTGTTTTCCACCTGTTCACGCATGCTTTCTTCAAAGCGCTTCTGTTCCTGGCGGCCGGCAGCGTGATTCATGCGGTACATACCCAGAACATTCACGAGATGGGCGGCCTTGGCTCCAAAATGCGAATCACGGCATGGACCTTCGCAATCGGAGCGTTATCCCTATCCGGCATCCCGCCATTCTCGGGCTTCTGGTCCAAGGATGCGATTCTGGCTTCCGCGCTTGACGAGAATCCGTTCCTGTTTGCCGTTGGACTGGCAGCGGCCTTCTGTACGGCGCTGTATATGTCTCGATTATTCTTCATCGTCTTTATGGGCAAGTCCCGTCTTCAACAGCCAGCCGAGGTGAAGGAATCTTCGAAGGTGATGACTATTCCGCTGCTCGTGCTTGCCGTTATATCGGTTGGAGCGGGTTTTATCGAAACGCCTTGGAACGGTTGGCTGGGCAGCTGGCTGACGGACGGTGCAGAGGAAGTTCATGCAAGCGGCGCGGCGATTGTTGCTTCCATAGCCGTTGGCGTGCTTGGCATTTACGTAGGGTGGCTTATGTACGGCAAAGGCAGCATCGAGCGCGGCGCGGCGGCAGCCAAAATGCCGTGGCTTGTTAATTTGCTGGAGCGCCAATATTACGTGAACGAATTTTATAACGCTGTTATTGTCAACTCGGTTCGCGCCTTGGGAAAAGGCCTGAATGCTTTTGACGAATATGTGATTGGCGGCGCAGTCCGGCTGGTTGGCTTTACCGCTGGAGCGGGCGGCCGGGTGCTGACCAGGCTGAACAACGGGCAGACGCAAACATATGGCTTGACCGCAATTATTGGTCTTATCGTTATTATCGCGGCAATCGTTGGAAGGAGGTTTTGGTAA
- the nuoK gene encoding NADH-quinone oxidoreductase subunit NuoK — MLPSYLTMAAILFCIGLYGALVKRNAVIVLLSIELMLNAVNLNLVAFSKYGVVPSLTGQVFALFAITVAAAEAAVGVAVLIALFRARGTVNVDEFDEMKR; from the coding sequence ATGCTTCCATCTTATCTGACGATGGCGGCGATCCTGTTTTGCATCGGACTGTATGGAGCTTTGGTGAAACGGAATGCCGTGATCGTCCTGTTATCGATTGAGCTAATGCTGAACGCGGTGAATCTGAATTTGGTCGCGTTCTCCAAATACGGGGTTGTCCCGTCCCTAACCGGCCAGGTATTCGCTTTGTTTGCCATTACGGTGGCGGCGGCGGAGGCTGCCGTTGGGGTGGCGGTGCTGATCGCCCTGTTCCGCGCGCGAGGTACCGTTAATGTAGATGAATTCGACGAGATGAAGAGGTGA
- a CDS encoding NADH-quinone oxidoreductase subunit J, which produces MFNIDFNGEFATFFIFSAIMIIGAVLMVSLQKVVHMVISMAAVFLGLAGMFVLLDAEFVAFVQVLIYAGAVSILMIFGIMMTNHQNKQADPVKPLHETLAAVGALCLFGILFYAIRTTDFPDAQPLQAVEDNTSSIGQLLYTGYVVPFELLSVLLTVAFIGAIAIAKKGAD; this is translated from the coding sequence TTGTTCAATATTGATTTTAATGGCGAGTTCGCCACTTTTTTTATCTTCTCGGCGATTATGATCATCGGAGCTGTCCTTATGGTTAGTCTTCAGAAGGTCGTGCATATGGTCATCTCCATGGCTGCTGTGTTCCTGGGCCTGGCAGGTATGTTTGTGCTGTTGGACGCGGAGTTTGTGGCTTTCGTCCAGGTGCTGATCTATGCGGGGGCTGTGTCCATTCTGATGATATTCGGCATTATGATGACCAATCATCAGAATAAACAGGCCGATCCGGTCAAGCCTCTCCACGAGACGTTGGCCGCTGTGGGAGCGTTATGCCTGTTCGGGATTCTGTTCTATGCGATCAGGACGACGGATTTTCCCGATGCCCAGCCGCTTCAAGCGGTGGAGGATAATACGTCGAGCATTGGCCAGCTGCTGTATACGGGATACGTCGTGCCGTTCGAGCTGTTGTCGGTGCTGCTGACGGTTGCCTTTATTGGCGCGATTGCTATTGCGAAAAAGGGGGCGGATTAA
- the nuoI gene encoding NADH-quinone oxidoreductase subunit NuoI, whose translation MNGLVQGLGVTLKSMVSKKVTTSYPDEPFLMPDRFRGIQHFIPDLCIVCNQCARICPTDCITLTGKPNPDPAKKGKVIDTFDLNFEICILCDLCTEVCPTEAIVMTNHFELSAYSRDDLFKDVEWLTDNNTLVRQDNNNIGAPAKGGAK comes from the coding sequence ATGAATGGACTTGTGCAAGGGCTTGGCGTGACGCTTAAATCAATGGTATCGAAAAAAGTGACGACTTCTTATCCCGACGAGCCGTTTCTAATGCCGGACCGGTTTCGCGGCATTCAGCATTTTATTCCGGACCTCTGCATCGTCTGCAACCAGTGCGCAAGAATCTGTCCGACCGACTGCATTACGCTGACCGGCAAGCCTAATCCCGATCCGGCCAAAAAGGGTAAGGTAATCGATACGTTTGATCTCAATTTCGAAATTTGCATCTTATGCGATTTATGCACCGAGGTTTGTCCGACGGAAGCGATTGTAATGACCAATCATTTCGAGCTGTCCGCGTACAGCCGGGATGATCTGTTTAAGGATGTCGAGTGGCTGACCGATAATAACACGCTGGTCCGTCAGGATAACAATAACATCGGAGCTCCTGCGAAAGGAGGCGCCAAATAA
- the nuoH gene encoding NADH-quinone oxidoreductase subunit NuoH — MGAWLHDSMTWGNAVIIFLWGAVFLFVVLGFVTYAIYFERKVIGWMQLRIGPNRVGPLGLLQTVADIFKLLIKEDTIPRKADRLLFVLAPILCYVPAFTVLAVIPYTEKLYFADLNVGLLYYAALSGISTLAIVLGGWASNNKYALLGGMRSAAQMISYEVPLVISVVGVILLSGSLNLRDIVAAQAGGWFWDWNFIPQIIGFVVFMIAAVSELNRTPFDLPEAESELVAGYHVEYSGFRFAFFMLSEYVYVYAIASLTTVLFLGGWHAPAPFLDFVPGIIWFLLKFAFIVFFLFWIRASFPRIRVDQLMGLGWKVLLPVSLLNVFLTAGYLELFVK; from the coding sequence ATGGGTGCTTGGCTGCATGACTCGATGACCTGGGGCAATGCGGTTATTATTTTTCTGTGGGGCGCGGTGTTTCTCTTCGTTGTGCTTGGCTTTGTTACCTACGCCATTTATTTCGAGCGGAAGGTGATCGGCTGGATGCAGCTTCGAATCGGTCCAAACCGGGTTGGTCCTCTGGGCCTTCTTCAGACGGTGGCCGACATATTCAAGCTTCTCATTAAGGAAGACACGATTCCGCGCAAAGCCGACCGCCTCCTGTTCGTTCTCGCCCCTATACTCTGCTACGTGCCCGCTTTTACGGTACTCGCGGTTATTCCTTATACGGAAAAGCTTTATTTTGCCGATCTGAACGTCGGTTTGCTCTATTACGCTGCCTTATCGGGCATCTCGACCCTGGCCATTGTGCTTGGGGGCTGGGCTTCGAATAATAAATACGCGCTTCTTGGCGGCATGCGCTCGGCTGCGCAAATGATCAGCTACGAGGTTCCGCTCGTTATCTCCGTTGTGGGCGTAATCCTGCTCAGCGGCAGTCTGAATCTGAGGGATATCGTGGCGGCGCAGGCCGGCGGCTGGTTCTGGGATTGGAACTTCATCCCGCAGATTATCGGCTTTGTTGTATTTATGATCGCGGCGGTATCCGAGCTGAACCGCACGCCGTTTGACCTGCCCGAAGCAGAGTCGGAGCTTGTGGCCGGCTATCATGTGGAATACAGCGGCTTTCGTTTTGCGTTCTTTATGCTGTCGGAGTATGTCTACGTCTATGCAATCGCGTCTTTGACGACCGTACTGTTCCTTGGCGGGTGGCACGCGCCGGCGCCATTTCTTGATTTTGTGCCGGGAATCATTTGGTTCCTGCTCAAATTCGCGTTTATCGTGTTCTTCTTATTCTGGATCCGGGCGAGCTTTCCGCGTATCCGGGTTGATCAGCTGATGGGGCTGGGCTGGAAGGTGCTGCTGCCGGTATCGCTGCTGAACGTATTTCTGACGGCAGGCTACCTGGAGCTGTTCGTAAAATAA
- a CDS encoding NADH-quinone oxidoreductase subunit D, with protein sequence MIRTEELLLNVGPQHPSTHGVFRIVVKLDGEVITEATPVMGYLHRGTEKLAEQLNYTQIIPYTDRMDYVSAMTNNYVLVHAVETMMGLEIPERAEFMRLIVMELQRVASHLVWWGTYLLDIGAMSPFLYAFRDREIIINLFNELCGARLTYNYMRVGGVKWDAPPGWLDKVRDFIPYMYGKLQEYDKLVSGNEIFLARIKGIGRYDAATAIDYGLSGANLRCTGVDWDLRKAEPYSLYNRFDFDVPLGKSGDCYDRYVIRLEEIKQSLRILEQALEQMPSGGETMGKVPRVIRPPAGEVYVRIESPRGEIGCHIVSKGKAEPYRLKFRRPSFVNLQILPKLLVGETMTNLITILGGVDIVVGEVDC encoded by the coding sequence GTGATTCGTACCGAAGAACTTCTATTAAATGTCGGTCCCCAGCATCCCAGCACGCATGGCGTATTCCGTATCGTTGTCAAACTGGATGGTGAAGTCATCACGGAAGCAACCCCGGTTATGGGGTATTTGCACCGCGGAACCGAGAAGCTTGCCGAGCAATTGAATTATACGCAGATTATTCCTTATACCGACCGGATGGATTACGTGTCGGCCATGACCAATAACTATGTGCTGGTTCATGCCGTCGAGACGATGATGGGGCTAGAAATCCCGGAGCGCGCGGAGTTTATGCGCCTTATTGTGATGGAGCTGCAGCGGGTTGCCAGCCACCTCGTATGGTGGGGGACTTATCTTCTCGATATCGGGGCAATGAGCCCGTTTCTCTATGCCTTTCGCGATCGGGAAATTATTATTAATTTATTTAATGAACTGTGCGGGGCCCGTTTGACTTACAATTATATGAGGGTTGGCGGAGTAAAATGGGATGCGCCTCCGGGCTGGCTGGATAAAGTTCGGGATTTCATTCCGTACATGTACGGCAAACTGCAGGAATACGACAAGCTGGTAAGCGGCAATGAGATTTTCCTTGCCCGGATCAAAGGCATTGGCCGATACGATGCGGCAACGGCGATTGATTACGGTCTGTCCGGCGCCAACCTGCGCTGTACCGGCGTAGACTGGGATTTGCGCAAGGCGGAGCCGTACAGCTTGTATAACCGCTTCGACTTTGATGTACCGCTGGGCAAAAGCGGGGACTGCTATGACCGTTATGTCATCCGGCTGGAGGAAATTAAGCAGAGTCTCCGCATTCTCGAGCAGGCGCTTGAGCAGATGCCGTCAGGCGGAGAGACGATGGGCAAGGTGCCCCGCGTTATCCGTCCTCCGGCAGGAGAAGTGTATGTCCGTATTGAATCACCCCGCGGGGAAATCGGCTGTCATATCGTCTCAAAAGGAAAAGCAGAGCCTTACCGCCTGAAGTTCCGGCGGCCGTCCTTTGTTAATCTGCAGATTTTGCCCAAGCTGCTGGTGGGAGAGACGATGACCAACCTGATTACGATCCTCGGCGGCGTCGACATTGTAGTCGGGGAGGTTGATTGCTGA
- a CDS encoding NADH-quinone oxidoreductase subunit C: protein MSEEKDEGKKPEELKPDEIKVEEIKPEEIKVEKEVKAASEAPEGAVDAEREAKLKAAAEARAARAAAKEAANAGGAAPEGGAAPEGAVDAEREAKLKAAAEARAARAAAKEAANAGGAAPEGAEPAPPPEPSPKQPELDAAAKLIRSLVHEEALEDAYINELSRHMPTIIVKNVHWAATAELLKQHEELYFTYLRNVSGVDYETHLEVVYHLVHLESRRELAVKVKADRGDPVIASATPVWATANWNEREIFDLLGVTFPGHPDLRRIMMSDDWVGHPLRKDYEPLDSEV, encoded by the coding sequence ATGAGCGAGGAGAAGGACGAAGGGAAAAAGCCGGAAGAGTTAAAGCCGGATGAGATAAAGGTTGAAGAAATAAAACCGGAAGAAATAAAGGTTGAAAAGGAAGTGAAGGCTGCCTCGGAAGCGCCGGAGGGCGCGGTAGACGCGGAGCGGGAAGCGAAGCTGAAGGCGGCGGCGGAAGCTCGCGCGGCGAGAGCGGCGGCGAAGGAAGCTGCGAACGCGGGCGGAGCAGCGCCGGAGGGCGGAGCAGCGCCGGAGGGCGCGGTGGATGCGGAGCGGGAGGCGAAGCTGAAGGCGGCGGCGGAAGCCCGCGCGGCGAGAGCGGCGGCGAAGGAAGCTGCGAACGCGGGCGGAGCAGCGCCGGAGGGCGCGGAGCCGGCACCACCGCCGGAGCCGTCTCCCAAGCAGCCGGAGCTTGATGCGGCAGCGAAGCTGATTCGCAGCCTCGTTCATGAAGAGGCGCTGGAGGATGCTTATATTAACGAGTTGAGCCGGCATATGCCGACGATTATCGTGAAGAATGTGCATTGGGCCGCGACGGCGGAGCTGCTGAAGCAGCATGAAGAGCTTTATTTTACCTACTTGCGGAATGTCTCCGGCGTTGATTATGAGACGCATCTGGAGGTTGTTTATCACCTGGTCCATCTCGAAAGCCGGCGCGAGCTGGCTGTGAAGGTTAAGGCAGACCGCGGTGATCCCGTAATCGCTTCGGCGACGCCCGTCTGGGCAACCGCGAATTGGAACGAACGCGAAATCTTTGATCTGTTAGGAGTAACATTCCCGGGCCATCCCGATCTGCGCCGCATTATGATGTCCGACGACTGGGTCGGCCACCCGCTGCGCAAAGATTATGAGCCGCTCGATTCGGAGGTGTAG
- a CDS encoding NuoB/complex I 20 kDa subunit family protein yields the protein MEFSLESISMEERKELERNVFMGTLEQLKAWARSNSLWPLTFGLACCAIEMMGTGASHYDLDRFGVMFRTSPRQSDVMIVAGTVTKKMGPLLRRLYDQMPEPKWVIAMGSCATAGGPYIKSYAVMKGVDQIVPVDVYIPGCPPNPAALIYGINKLQEKIRYEAKTGKRVTDR from the coding sequence ATGGAATTCAGTTTAGAGTCGATATCGATGGAAGAACGCAAGGAACTGGAACGCAACGTATTTATGGGGACGCTGGAGCAGCTTAAGGCCTGGGCGCGGAGCAACTCGCTTTGGCCGCTGACCTTTGGCCTGGCCTGCTGCGCGATTGAAATGATGGGAACCGGGGCATCCCATTACGATCTTGACCGGTTCGGCGTGATGTTCCGTACCTCGCCGCGCCAGTCGGACGTCATGATTGTCGCTGGCACCGTGACGAAGAAGATGGGGCCACTGCTGCGCCGTCTGTATGACCAGATGCCCGAGCCTAAATGGGTGATTGCAATGGGCTCCTGCGCGACTGCCGGCGGACCGTATATCAAGTCGTATGCGGTGATGAAGGGCGTGGACCAAATTGTCCCCGTCGATGTTTACATACCGGGCTGTCCGCCTAATCCTGCTGCGCTGATCTACGGCATTAACAAGCTGCAAGAAAAAATCCGTTACGAAGCGAAGACCGGGAAGCGGGTGACGGACCGATGA
- a CDS encoding NADH-quinone oxidoreductase subunit A, protein MTKRLVRFDGGDGVDNYVNQYVVVAIFIFLGILLPAAALTVGRLLRPHKPNDPKQATYESGNEPVGEGQVRFNIRYYIFALMFVIFDVETVFLYPWAVAYKKLGLFVLVEMFIFAAMLFIGLLYAWKKKVLKWNSV, encoded by the coding sequence ATGACCAAGCGGCTGGTCCGCTTTGACGGAGGCGATGGTGTGGACAACTACGTCAACCAGTATGTCGTCGTGGCTATTTTTATTTTTCTCGGGATCTTGCTCCCGGCAGCGGCGCTGACCGTCGGAAGACTGCTCAGACCGCATAAGCCGAATGATCCGAAGCAAGCAACCTACGAGAGCGGCAATGAGCCGGTCGGCGAGGGGCAAGTACGCTTCAACATCCGGTATTATATCTTTGCGTTAATGTTTGTCATCTTTGATGTGGAAACCGTTTTCTTATACCCTTGGGCCGTCGCATATAAAAAGCTCGGCCTTTTTGTGCTGGTCGAGATGTTCATTTTTGCGGCAATGCTGTTTATCGGACTTCTATATGCCTGGAAAAAGAAGGTGCTGAAATGGAATTCAGTTTAG